A genomic stretch from Bordetella sp. N includes:
- a CDS encoding transglutaminase-like cysteine peptidase, which produces MPSSLRLRAVLALCWTALICLVCGWGMSAALELDSHRLESLAASRYGAKGSERVAAWLQLLQEDRDMAEADMLASINDFWNRRVIQSEDQVVWGVPDYWATPLEALGKGAGDCEDFVIGKYFSLIKLGVPTSKLRFVYVKARVGGPESTDQVAHMVLGYYPTPNSMPLVLDSLVSGILPASQRRDLVPIFSFNADGVYVDGKQAAPVDRIGRWRNLLQRMEREGIRP; this is translated from the coding sequence ATGCCTAGCTCCCTCCGCCTGCGTGCCGTCTTAGCCCTGTGCTGGACGGCTTTGATCTGCCTGGTCTGTGGCTGGGGGATGAGCGCCGCGCTGGAGCTGGACAGTCATCGGCTGGAAAGCCTGGCGGCCAGCCGCTATGGCGCGAAGGGAAGCGAGCGGGTGGCGGCCTGGCTGCAACTGCTCCAGGAAGATCGCGACATGGCCGAAGCCGACATGCTGGCCAGCATCAATGACTTCTGGAACCGGCGTGTCATCCAGTCCGAGGACCAGGTCGTGTGGGGCGTGCCCGACTACTGGGCCACGCCGCTGGAAGCCCTGGGCAAGGGCGCCGGCGACTGCGAAGACTTCGTCATCGGCAAGTATTTCTCCCTGATCAAGCTGGGCGTGCCGACCAGCAAGCTGCGCTTCGTCTACGTCAAGGCGCGGGTTGGCGGCCCGGAAAGCACCGACCAGGTGGCGCATATGGTGCTGGGTTACTACCCGACGCCCAATTCCATGCCGCTGGTCCTGGACAGCCTGGTGTCAGGCATCCTGCCGGCATCGCAGCGCCGCGATCTGGTTCCCATCTTCAGTTTCAATGCCGACGGCGTGTACGTCGACGGCAAGCAAGCCGCGCCGGTCGACCGTATCGGCCGCTGGCGCAATCTGCTGCAGCGCATGGAGCGCGAAGGCATTCGACCGTAA